The sequence GCATCACCGGGACCAGCAGCTTGATGGGAAAGCGAACCAGCTTCAGAAGGGGCAGCGCCAGAAGCGCCAGCCTGTAAAGCGGCGTGAACCGCCCGAAGGCGAACAGCAGGAGCGCCAGCGCGGCCCAGCCTGAAAACCGCCGCCGCCGGCTGCGGCCCATGGCGCAGCCGATAAAGGCCAGAAAGAGTGGCACAAATCCCAGGAAGAGTGAGGGGAAATAGGGCTTGTTGTTGAAATTCAAAATTGGCGTCCACAGCGACGACGCGGTGAACATGGGGTCAGGAAATCCCGCGACCAATGTCCCGATCAACTGCAGCGGATGGAGCGACCAGTAGGTGTTCTGGCTGTAAGGGAATCCTATCGCGCCGCGAAGCGAGCTCCGCAGCAGGACCGTGGCTGGGAAAAGCTGCGCCGCAGCCAGCGCCGTCATCAGCCCGCCTGAGCAGACAAAGGCCGCAAGCACCCGCAGGTTTACCGGCGCAAGCGGCCGCCGGAGGGACCCGGCCTGAAAAAGCGCGTACGCGAAGCACAATCCGAAGGTTGCCAGCAGCGTGAAAGGCTCGCCCGCCAGAAATTGCATCAGGAAAACCAGCGTCAGCAGCAGCCAGGAACGGACAGAACGGCCAGCGATGGCGAAGTCCGTGGCAAGCAGCGCCCAGGGAATCCAGGCCGCGCAGGCCACTTCGTTATAAAAACTTCCGAGCGAGAGCACCGGCCCGCTGAACACAAAAAACAGCGCTGCAAAAAACGCCGCCAGGTGCGACTGCCGCCACCGCCGGGCCAGCCAGTACGTCCCAGCCGCCGCCAGGATAAAGTGCACGACAAAGTGCAACTGGAAGGCCAGGCGGACCGGCAGCAGAATAATCAGCAGAGTTGTGGGATAGAAGAAGAGCGCGTTGGGATCTTCCAGGATGGGCTGGCCGAAGTTCAGGTAAGGGTTCCAGTAGGGCAGCGAGCCGCTGCGGCAGATTTCGTGAATGAGGCGCGCGAGCGGATAACTCTGGTTCAGAATGTCGCGGTAAAAAAGCATCTGGGAAGCGAACAGGACTTTCCAGAACATCAACGCCACAGCGACGGCCAGCAGAGCGAGTGCGTAATAATCGCGGCGGTCGGGGAAAGGGGCATCCGGCTGGGCGCTTTCGAACGGCGGGCGCAAACGTTGTTCTTTAGTGTCTGCGCGCAGTGCCTGAGTAGCGCGGACCTCCGCCCTCGAGGTCCACGGTTCTAATTCGGCGGGATCGGCCCGGTCCATCGGTGCGCCAGCCCGCCATCTTTCGCCCCTGCCGGGGCTGGGAGGTTTTGTCATGGCCTTGTTTCCCACGGCTTGCGCCATGGGCTAAAGTCTTTCGCCCGCTTCGCGGGCTGCTTTCTGCCTGCCGCCTACTGGCTACTGCTTACTTTCCCCAGCTATCGCCGCCGTTGCCGTGCCGCCCGTGATTTGTGCGGGAGAAAATTCGCATAGAAACCAAATCCGACGTGGAAGCGCCAGCGCGGCGCACCCCAGTAGAGGAAATCGTCGGAACCGGCCTGAGGGTTTATAAATTTGATTCTTGTGGAAGTGGGCGTCTAATTGACAGATACCGTGAGGCAAGCGTCTGCGGCAGCCTCTCGCTTCGCGAGATCGGCCCGACGCTTTGACGCGCCACTCGCCCCAGGCCCGGAGGGCCGGCAGACTTTAGCCCATGGCGCGAGCCGTGGGACCGCAACGACCGCTAAAATCCCGCTAAGCCCCGGCAGGGGCAAAAGAAATAGGCCTTTCCGAAGCTCCTGACCCATGGCGGCTGACGAATTCTTTGCGGTTTTGGTGGGCGATTTCCAACGCAGCGAGACAGGGTTTGTAGCGCGGGCCTTTACGGCTCGCGGTTCTTTTTTCAGAGAACACCCAAGAACCGCAGGCCACGAGGGCCTGCGCTACAGGGAGGTCTAACCCCTCACACCTCCCCATTTTTCCAGGCGAATACCCACCCGTTTGGCTGATGCGCAAGCATTACGAATCTTCCAGAATGGTCCTGGAGGTTGAATATGCAAAACGCATTGGTAAGTCTTTCAGGCGAGCTTACAAAGCTCGTTGAAGAGTTTCAGTCTGAGGTTGTGGCGGTTCACGCTCGTCCCAGATACCCATCGAGCGGCGTTCACTGGGGGCCTGGCCTGGTGGTAACGGCTGACCACACCATTCGCCGGGAAGAAGACATCCAGGTGACGCTCGACGGCAAGACTGTCAACGCAACACTTGTTGGCCGTGATTCGGGCACGGACATTGCACTCCTCAAGGTGGACGGGCTGGGCTCCCCGCCTACTCGAACCCATAACGGTGAATCAGCCAGGGTGGGCGAACTGGCGCTGGTGCTTGGGCGCTCGCCGGACAGCGGGCCAAACGCCAGTCTTGGCATCATCAGCGCCGTTTCCGGCCCCTGGCGCACCTGGCGAGGCAAGCGCCTCGACCAATACATTCGGCTGGACGCAAACTTCTTTCCCAACTCATCCGGCGGCGCGGTGGTTGATGGCGGGGGGCGCCTCGTGGGCATCGCCACTGCGGGCCTTTCGCGGATCGCAGGGCTGGCGATTCCGGCTGCAACGGTCAAGCGGGTTGCGGACACTCTGCTCGAAAAAGGCAATGTACCGAGCGCCTATCTGGGCGTGGGAGTCCAGCCTGTGGGGATTCCCGATGCTCTTCGAACCAGGCTGTCGCTGCCCAACAGGAGCGGAGTGATGGTGGTGAGCGTCGAGGCCGACGGTCCAGCCAGCCGGGCCGGGGTGTTACTGGGTGACATTCTCGTGAGCCTCGGTGAAGAACAAATTGAGCAGATTGAAGATCTCCAGTCATTCCTGGATTCGCTGGGAGTTGGCAAAGCGGCCCGGGCCAGGCTTATCCGCGCCGGCGCGCTACTGGAGGTGACGATCACAACGGACGAAAGGCCTGGAAAGTGAGGTTAACATGGCGATCTATGGATGGGGCGAGATTGCCGAGCAGTTGCGCCGGTCCACGGTCCAGGTGGCCAGCGGCGGGCACGGGCAAGGGTCTGGATTCATCGTAAAATCAGATGGGGTGGTGGTGACCAATGCGCACGTGACCGGCAGGGCCGAGCATTCAGTGCGGCTCTGGGACGGGAGTTCCTTTCCGGCACGCCTTGAGGCGCAAAGCACCCGGCGCGACCTGGCCCTTCTGCAAATTCCAGCGCGGAATCTCGCGCCTGTCACGCTGGCCAATTCGGACGAGTTGCGGGTGGGCGAACTGGTGATGGCGGTGGGCAACCCGTTCGGGTTTACAGGCGCCGTGACCACGGGAATTGTGCACGCCGTCGGACGCCTGCCGGGGCTGGGACCGACCAAATGGATCCAGGCCGACGTTCAGCTTGCGCCCGGAAACTCAGGAGGACCCCTGGCTGACGCGCGCGGGAACGTTGTCGGCGTCAATACGATGATCGCGGGAGGGCTTGGGCTTGCGGTCCCGGCCAACGCGGTGGCGCGGCTGATGGCTGGCGATCTTGAGCAGACGCCGCTCGGCGTGGTTGTTCGCCCTGTGGCGGTCCGAATGGCGGGAGTGGAACGCCTGGGACTCCTGATTCTGGAAGTGGTTCCGAACGGCGCGGCGGAGTATTCCTCGCTCAGCGCCGGCGATATTCTGACCGGAATTGAGGGGCGCGCAATCAAGTCGCTCGACGACCTCGAAGAGAAGCTTGAAGGCGGTGGCGAGCGTTTGTTGCACCTGCAATTCATCCGGGGCGATCCAGGAAAGGTCCGGAATGTAACCGTGCGCCTCGGCGCTCCGCAGGCGGTCATGGCATGATTCGTGTGCTGGTGAAAGCATCGTCCGCGATTGCACGGGCGGGCCTTGAAAGCCTGATCAGGGAACATCCAGGTTTCCAATTGATCGCGGGCCAGCCCGGCGGCGCTTCTGTGGACGGCCCGGAACCACTGCCGGATGTTCTGGTTGCCGAAGCAGAGAGCTTTGCCGACGATTCCGCGCGGGAGGCTTTGGATTGGGCCAACGCAGGCGGGCCGGTGGTTTTGCTGGTTCGGAACCTCGCCAGCGAATCGATTGCAGAAGGGCTGCGCGACGGCGTCAAGGCGGTGCTTCCAGCGGGTTTGACGGCGGCCGAAATCGTAGCGGCGATCGAGGCGGCAGCCGCCGGGCTGGTTGTCCTTGATGGAATTGGCGCAGAAGGACTGGTTCATTCCGCG is a genomic window of Acidobacteriota bacterium containing:
- a CDS encoding PDZ domain-containing protein, which codes for MQNALVSLSGELTKLVEEFQSEVVAVHARPRYPSSGVHWGPGLVVTADHTIRREEDIQVTLDGKTVNATLVGRDSGTDIALLKVDGLGSPPTRTHNGESARVGELALVLGRSPDSGPNASLGIISAVSGPWRTWRGKRLDQYIRLDANFFPNSSGGAVVDGGGRLVGIATAGLSRIAGLAIPAATVKRVADTLLEKGNVPSAYLGVGVQPVGIPDALRTRLSLPNRSGVMVVSVEADGPASRAGVLLGDILVSLGEEQIEQIEDLQSFLDSLGVGKAARARLIRAGALLEVTITTDERPGK
- a CDS encoding response regulator transcription factor, whose amino-acid sequence is MIRVLVKASSAIARAGLESLIREHPGFQLIAGQPGGASVDGPEPLPDVLVAEAESFADDSAREALDWANAGGPVVLLVRNLASESIAEGLRDGVKAVLPAGLTAAEIVAAIEAAAAGLVVLDGIGAEGLVHSAAPVSGGDVKPLIEALTPREIEVLRLVAVGLGNREVASRLKISEHTVKFHVASLMGKLGAASRTEAVTLGIRHGLILI